One window from the genome of Babylonia areolata isolate BAREFJ2019XMU chromosome 11, ASM4173473v1, whole genome shotgun sequence encodes:
- the LOC143287309 gene encoding caveolin-1-like: MAGVDMVRRDPNNLNDHLRVSFEDVLAEPDGAHSVDCVWRNSFKCFECGKGFCYKALTLICGLPLALWWGCEFACITFSHVWHVTPCLRVLMINCGCAQKVFGTFMNCCLAPVCEAAGLFFSNIVVKNSK, from the exons ATGGCTGGAGTCGACATGGTGCGAAGAGACCCCAACAACCTGAACGACCACTTGAGA GTGTCTTTCGAAGACGTGCTGGCCGAGCCAGATGGAGCACACAGCGTGGACTGCGTGTGGAGGAACTCCTTCAAGTGCTTCGAGTGCGGCAAGGGCTTCTGCTACAAGGCCTTGACCTTGATCTGCGGCCTCCCTCTGGCGCTGTGGTGGGGCTGCGAGTTCGCCTGCATCACCTTCAGTCACGTGTGGCACGTGACCCCCTGTCTGCGCGTGCTCATGATCAACTGCGGCTGCGCGCAGAAGGTCTTTGGCACGTTCATGAACTGCTGTCTTGCTCCTGTGTGTGAGGCGGCGGGCTTGTTCTTCAGTAACATCGTGGTCAAGAACAGCAAGTAG